ATTACTAAGTTTTTTTCTGCAGTCTTAAAAATGGGTCCTAAAGTTGTTGTCATCACCAATGGAAGCAATGGCGTATACGCAGCAACCAAAGATGGTGGATTTTTTCATCCCAGCATAAAAACTGATGCAATTAGCCCTGTTGGCGCGGGCGATTCATTCGGCTCATGTTTTATCGCCCATTTAATGATGGGAGCATCAATTGATAATGCCCTACGGAGCGGCATTGTTAATAGCGCTTCGGTGATCAATCATATTGGAGCAAAAGAAGGATTACTAGACCGCAACTCACTCGCTGAAAAAGTTAAAGCACTCCCTTCTCATTTGCTGCAAAAGTTCTCCATTTAAGAGGATTTTTTATAAACAAAAAAGAAGAAAAAATTAGGAAAGTAAGGGTGTTATGATTTTATTCAAAAAGCCTTCTATATATATAGAGGTCACAGACGCCACTCTTACCCTTGCAATAATCAAGCATACAAGGGGCAAATATCACTTTAAAAATATTGAGACTCTACCTCTCAATAAGCTAGATGTTATCAATGGTATTATTTTTAACCCAACCACTCTTTTCACGTCGATTCTAAAGTTTATAGAGGGCATCAATCATGTCCCAAATAAGTGCAATGCGATTATTGCACTGCCAATCTTAAACAGCATCCACAAAACTCCACCACACTGCATCACACTGCAAGCTGCTCTATGTGCTGCAAAAACAGGGTTAGCTGTTACTCAAGTTATTCCTACCTCACTCAATCCAAACTCAACAACACCAATAAGCAAGAATGATCCACTTAAAAATATTCACAATCTCCTGCAGCCCTTCCAAGCACAAAATAAACCACCCCTTGCTTGGTGCGCACTGGGCATTATGCTCTTACTTGCAAGCACAGCTTTGTACTGCATAGAAAAGATAAAAGGACCACTGGCATCACTACACACTGGCAATACGCACTTATTGCAATTGCATGAGGAAATTAAAAACCTCAGTCAAGCTGATTACAAAATAGAACCCGTCAAAAAAAGCATGCATGAAGCGCAAGTCAATATTACCAAGTTACAAGACTTTTCACGCACAAATATAGAAGCATCTCCACTTCTTCGGGCAATTATTCAGCATATTCCTGATAATATTATACTGACAACACTTGAACTTGGAAAAAACAAAAACAAGAATAGTAAAAAAAACCTAACCAAAAGAAATCTTACCAAGCAGAAAAAACAAATATACCTGGGTCAAAATTTTATTCTTACACTTAAAGGACTTTCGTGTGATGCCGATCAAATCATTGCCTTTAATAAAGCTCTAGGCTCAGTAAAACAATTAAAAAATGTCAGACTCACTCAGCTCAAACAACTCAAACCTAAAAAAATAGATCTAAGAAGAAGAAAAACAAACTTTCGGTACGAGTTTACCCTGCAAGCAGGAGTACTTGAAAATCTGTCTTAATAAACGATAAAAGCTTGACCTAAGGGGATAATTCTTGAATAAAAGCAAGGTTGCCCTTCTTTTTTTTTTTGCTATACTACTTATACAAATGGCAATTTTAGCCAAGTTGTATGTTTTCAATTTAACGTTAAATTGAAAGCGATGTTAGTTTAACCCTGTAACCGGCTCTGTCGACCTCCAAACAGGTTCTCTGTTTAATCGACAAGCATGAGGTAACTCTGAATGCTTAAAGAAAAAGGCATGATTAGACTCGCTGAAATGCCAGACATGGATTTCATGAGCGACCTTCTTGAGCAACAAGAAGCAAAACGCGATCAACTTTCAGCTCTATTCCTGGACATATCCGACAAATTCCAGCTTGGAAAAGTCATTACCGGATTTGTTGTTGCTAAAGATAGCAATGGCGTTTTGGTAAACATCCACTATAAATCAGATGGCTTGATTCCAAACTATGAATTTTCTGACTATGAGCTTAAAAATTTAGCTCAAAATGCAGAAATCGAAGTGTTACTTGATAGACTTGAAGATGAAAACGGTCAAGTTATTCTTTCCTACCAAAAAGCAAAAGCACTCAAAGCTTGGGATAAAATTGCTGAATTGGCTGCTAAAGATGAACCCGTTCGCGGTATCGTTACCCACAAGGTAAAGGGTGGCTTGAACGTAGATGTTGGTATCCCAGCATTCTTGCCAGGCTCACAAGTTGATACACAAAGAGTTACCGACTTCGACCAATTCGTTGGCCAAGAAGTTGTTTGTAAGATCTTGAAAGTAAATAAAAAACGCGGAAATATCATTATTTCTCGTCGTAAATATCTTGAAGAACAACGCTTCGAAGATAAGAAGAAAGCACTTGATACCATCAGTGAAAATCAAGTTCTCCAAGGTGTTGTTAAAAACATCACCAGCTATGGCGTCTTCGTTGACGTTGGCGGAATTGATGGCTTGCTTCATATCACCGATATGTCATGGGGCAGAATTGCTCACCCAAGCGAACTTGTTCGCATTGGTGACACCATCACCGTCAAGGTAATTTCATTCGATAAAAAGCATGAAAAAATCTCTCTTGGCATGAAGCAATTGACACCAAATCCATGGGAACATGTTGATCAGAAGTACCCAGTTGGTGACAAAGTTAAAGGTCGCATTTCAAGCATTACCGACTACGGCTTGTTTGTTGAAGTTGAAAAAGGCGTTGAAGGCTTGGTTCATATTTCCGAAATTTCATGGACCGAACGTATCAACAACCTTGCTAAGTACTTCAACCTGAATGACGTTATTGAAGCGCTTGTTGTGGCTCTTGATAAAGAGAACCGCCGCATGTCACTCAGCGTTAAGCAGTTGAGAGAAGATCCTTGGAGAATGGTTGCTTCCAAATTCAAAGTTGGCGACAAAATTCAAGGCAAAATCAGCAACATCACCGACTTTGGTCTATTTGTTCAACTCCTTGAAGGCGTCGATGGCTTGGTCCATATCTCCGACATCTCATGGACTGACCATGTAACACACCCAAGTGATCGCTATAAAAAAGGCGATACTGTTGATGCTATCATCCTTGCTATCGATC
The Candidatus Dependentiae bacterium genome window above contains:
- a CDS encoding 30S ribosomal protein S1, producing MLKEKGMIRLAEMPDMDFMSDLLEQQEAKRDQLSALFLDISDKFQLGKVITGFVVAKDSNGVLVNIHYKSDGLIPNYEFSDYELKNLAQNAEIEVLLDRLEDENGQVILSYQKAKALKAWDKIAELAAKDEPVRGIVTHKVKGGLNVDVGIPAFLPGSQVDTQRVTDFDQFVGQEVVCKILKVNKKRGNIIISRRKYLEEQRFEDKKKALDTISENQVLQGVVKNITSYGVFVDVGGIDGLLHITDMSWGRIAHPSELVRIGDTITVKVISFDKKHEKISLGMKQLTPNPWEHVDQKYPVGDKVKGRISSITDYGLFVEVEKGVEGLVHISEISWTERINNLAKYFNLNDVIEALVVALDKENRRMSLSVKQLREDPWRMVASKFKVGDKIQGKISNITDFGLFVQLLEGVDGLVHISDISWTDHVTHPSDRYKKGDTVDAIILAIDPDNRKVSLGIKQLDKDPWTNVAAEYSVGETVEGIVSKITNFGAFVKLPTGIEGLVHISELADKEIAKVEDILKVGQTEKFRVIKVNPEERKLGLSLKPARAERPTESQNQPQQNQAQYQSSAEVSEQRQAKEASRQPRERSNDKRDREAARPTRTEAPAMKSALQQALEEHAAKNKQQNDEE